CCCCAAGATAGGGATTGTAAAACATGATTCCCCAGGAGATCTGTTATGGCTTCTGGAGTACATTTTTGGCATCTTGGTGTCCTTGCCCGTGGCTCCCTTCTCAGAGCCGCTGCCTTGCCTGGAGGAGCTGCAAATGGTTCCTCTGCTGTGTCTTGTCTTTGGTGCTCTGTATTCATCTAGTTGCAAAGGACACGTAGAGAGGGGTCTGTTTTGACCCTTTTAACCAGTTTTTCTCTTGGAATAGCCCATGCTGTTTGtataaatcaaaaaacaaaactgcatcGGAATATGATGAGAATTATGCTGGCTGCAGGGCTGTGGCAGTTGAGGCTGGGCTCTTGGTAAACCCAAGAGGGGTTCATCTCCAGGGGACCCTCCCCTGTACCGGACCATGGGAAGCTCCGGTGTGAGCCTGGAGCTTGCCTCCATCTTGCCTCCGTCTCCTCCCAAAGGGGCCTTGAGGTTTGCTCCACCAACTGTGGTCGTTTCAAAAGGCCCAGGCTTCCAGCACAGCCACTCTGTGCTGCCCTGAACAGAGGGGCTCACCCCAGGGAGCTGGGACTGATGGTCCTTTTAGGTTCTGTTGCTCCTTCCCTGCACATCCTGAGGGACTGTAATCTTTTTGAAGCTTCCCTCAAGGGCTGTGGCTGGTTTTCTAACAGACATTATGATCAGCGTGTGTATCCATGAGTGCTCCTAACCAAGCACCGCACAGAACgccatccctgccctcaaggagttggTAATTTTTTTTAGAGATAATAAATCAAAGGAAAATGTTAGATAAAAATACCAGAAGTGACCCAGACCAAGAGTTACTGATAAATGGTTGTCCCATAGACGACTGTACATACACAGTCGGAGGCATCTTCCTAGATCAGGGAGGGCTCCTGGGTTAGATCGGGAAGGGCCGGGAAGAGGGGAAAGACCCTGTGGTTGCGAAGCAGTAGGACATTAGCAGGGTGCAGTGGGTGCTGGGTATGCTGGAGAGCTGGGAAGCTCCATCCGTAGCTGTTagaagcagagctggagggaCTTTTCCAGGACCTGGTCCAAACCCCTGGTTTTATAGAAGTAGAGAGAAactccagagaggttaagggacttgCCCGAGCTCACACAGGCAGGTGGGCACAGGCCTGCTCCTGGTCCAGGCCGCCGTCGCTGTCGGGGGCGGGGCGGCTGCTGAGGAGACAGGCTCCACTGGCTCGGGGAACTGGGGAAGTCGGTCACGATGCTGTGATGCAATTGgcctgtcccccccaccccccattcattGTTTCCTGCTGCCGAGAAGTcagccctgggggcggggggggggggggggcgcggcgGGGAAGagtgaagggaggagggaaatggTCTGGGCGGGGCCAGGCCTGCCCCGGGTCCTGTGGCCTCCCTGGAGAGGACGCTGGTTGGAGCGCCCCAGCTGCCGATGTGGAGCCGGCCCAGTTAATCAGAGGGGGTTTGCCCCCCTCCCGTGGGCCTGTCCTCCTCCTGGGCTGGGGTTTAATTGCAGAGCTGTGGAAGCTCCCGGCAAAGAGCCCTGGGAGCAAGGTGAGGAGCCCTAGAATCTTGCTCCCTGAGCCCTGTGCCTGGAGGAGGGGCCGGTGTTGCTAAAATTAGGAGAAATTCAAAGAAGGGCTCCCGTGGCTTCCTGGGAGAGGGAGAAGCTGCTGCGGGGTCAGAACTGGCTTTGGGCAGGCCTTGTTCTCTGCCTCCTCTTCCCTGCACCCTGGTGAAGTGCTCGGGGGGTGGCACCCCCATGCCCCCCACGCCACAGGCCTGGGAGGCCTGCGGTCCCCGCTGTTTGCAGGGAGGCTGCCAGTTACCGCCCACCAGCCCACCCCTGCCCTTCCTGGCTGGGGTCCCTGCTCAGGGTAGTGGCAGAAGACAGCAGATGCTGGGATGTTGGCAGCTGCCCTCACAAAGCGGGCTAAGCGGACCGAGACACTGGCAGCatctggccaagggcagcctgCCGGGAGACGCCGGTTTTTGTCCTCGGGGAGCCCAGGCATGAAGTTGCACTTGACTCTTAAGTGCAGAGTGGGGCTGGGTAGAGGTTAAGAGCTTGGGCCTGCAGACCTGGGAGCCCCGGGATTCCGGCTTCTCAACTTGTGCCCTGCAGCGGTGTGGTTTTGGTCTAGTGACTtgagctctgggcctcagtttcctcatctgtaaccgAGAGGATAATCAGAATGACCTAGCACCCTCGTGAGAAGTGAGAGAACGCAGGCTGAGGCCCCGAGGCCCGCTGGCTGGTGCTGTGGATGTGGAACGGACCCAAGCACCAAGCAAGTGCAGCCTCCCCGGGGTTGGCATAGGAGGGAGATCCTGGATCTGGCCGCCTTCTCTTGGCTAACAGCCTCAGAACGTCTGAGGGCGGGTTATTGAGGAGCCAGCTGGTTTCTCACCCAGGGTGAGGCGCTCAGCAGCGGTGTCCTGGGCTGCCTCCCTTGTCCTGGCTTTAATCTGACACCCTAGCTTATGCCGGAATTAACCATCTACTTCTGACACTCAGAGCGTCATTCCCAAGCATCAGGAAACACTCTTTGGTTTTGACAAAAATTGTAGGAGTCCGCCCCcggttttctgtttttattggcTCAGGGTGCAAGGGGTGCTTTTGTCCTGCTGAAACCGCTTATGGACTGAAAAACGGGGAGGAAGGAGGGCCCGGTGTGGGTGAGCCCCGTGGGAAGGCTCTGTAGGCCCGCGGACAGTGGCCTGGGATCGGGGCTGCAGGCAGCCCTCGCAACCCGTGTTCTCTCCCAGCAGATGTGCACCCCGAGCAACACGCCTGCCACACCGCCCAACTTCCCCGACGCGCTGGCCATGTTCTCCAAGCTTCGCGCCTCCGAGGGCCTGCAGAACAGCAATAGCCCCATGACCGCAGTGGCCTGCTCCCCCCCAGCAAACTTCAGCCCCTTCTGGGCCTCGTCCCCGCCCAGCCACCAGGCCGCCTggatcccaccctcctcccccacgGCCCACAGCTTCCACCATCTCCACCACCCGCAGCCCACGTGGCCGCCCGGAGCACAGCAGGGGGGCACCCAGCAGAAAGCCGTGGCTGCGATGGATGGCCAGAGATGAGACTGGATGCCGCCGGGCgctgggctggagctggggggCAGTCCGGGGTCGTGGGGACACAGGAgggccggggcggggtggggagctggggcgGGCGGGGTTTCCTGAAGATCGCACTGGAAGATTTTATAAGAGAATTTTTGTGGGTGGAGGGGACAGTAAACTTCCTGAGCCACTTGGGTCCTTCAGGAGTTTTCTCTTCAGgcaagttttttttctctttttaatatataactataatatatatatgaatatataaaagtaACTAATGTATGTGAGAATGGGGCTGGCTGACGGGGTGTTGGGTCAGCGGGGAAGGGCCAGAGAAGCCTCCCCTTGGGCCCGCACCCCGTCCTCCACCCCGGTCCCGGGCGCAGGTGCTTGGAAGCCAGGGGGCGTGATCCTGCAGTCACGAGGTGTCTGCCGGCTGCCTCCTCTCAAAGGTCATACTTTCTGGAATCAGGAGAAGGACCACCACCTCTCCACTCCACGTGATGGCGGCAGGGGGGGCTCCCAGGGGTGCCGGGTGGCTGAAGGTGTGGGCCCTCTTCGCCGTCGTGAGGCTCTCCCCAGCCCCGGTCAGTGGCTGTCCGGCTCTTGTCGCCTCTCCCGGTGCCACCCGTGTCTCCATCTAGGTGTGCAGGGCCTGTGCGGGACTTTAAGAGCCAGCTGGGGTCAGAGGCCCAGGCTCCGCCAGTGGGCTTAACCCCGTAGCCGCCCTGCCTCTTCCACCGTGCCCGGCCGCGGACAACAGAGTGGAGAGCTTGCCTTTGGATTTAGTTCCCAAATCAATCATCTCACCAgggtgaaattttaatttaaaacttaaaagagaCTTTTCTAACTTGCCTGGTTTGCGGTGCCTTTCTTTACCTTGGTGTGGAGAGCGTGCTCCTTGGGCAGAGGGGTGGTGAGGCGCTCGGCTGTGCTGCAGCTGGGCGACCAGCTCCATTGCCGTGTGGCGGGTCTGGATGCTCTGACAAGGGGCATCCCGGCCAGGGGGCCGATGTGACAGGCTGGATCCGGTTGGgcgtggggaggagaggaaggacggGTCCTGGCTCGGTCACGGTAACCCTCTCCCCTTGGCTCTCGCCACCGTGCAGGCCGCCGCAGGCTAGGCCTCAGCCCTGGAGCCCGTCTTTGCCTGCAGTGGGGGAGCTGCCTCCCCGCCTGGGGGCCCAATGGCAGCCCCACGCTTCTGCCTGCTCCCCCAGGCACTTCCCGCTGAGCGTGTCTCTGCTGTCCCTGCCCTCAGCCTCCTTTGGGGTAACCTGTCCCCATGCGCATGTTGTGTGGCCCTGTCCCAAAGGTCATCCGAGGCTATCAGGGAGCCACAGAGACTGGGTGGGTCCCCAGGAGGACtggcttcctttcccttcccacctTCGCTCGGCCTTCAGGCGCTGGAACGGAAGCAGCGGTGATGGCAGTTGGGCTCTTCTCAGACCCTCCAGCGCAGGTGGCCAGGTGCGTGAGGAGCTTGTCCGCCCGCATGGAGGAGTGGGTGGCTGGCCCCAGGGTTGGGATTcctcctgggccccctgccccccccccaaaataaaacccCTTTAACATGTGTGAGTGGGCTcgttccctccctctctcagcagCCCGGGCACTGCTGTGGATCAGGGCTGCGGGGTCTGGCGGTTCAGGCCCAGCGTGCAGTGACACTTGGGAAGGGCCCCACCTGGCAAGCCAGCCCGTGCTGCTCCTGGGCCTCGTGTTTCTTCACAAGGTCACCTGTGGGGCAGCCCCTGCAGGAGTGGA
This window of the Balaenoptera ricei isolate mBalRic1 chromosome 20, mBalRic1.hap2, whole genome shotgun sequence genome carries:
- the UBALD2 gene encoding UBA-like domain-containing protein 2 isoform X1, coding for MSVNMDELRHQVMINQFVLAAGCAADQAKQLLQAAHWQFETALSTFFQETNIPNSHHHHQMQMCTPSNTPATPPNFPDALAMFSKLRASEGLQNSNSPMTAVACSPPANFSPFWASSPPSHQAAWIPPSSPTAHSFHHLHHPQPTWPPGAQQGGTQQKAVAAMDGQR
- the UBALD2 gene encoding UBA-like domain-containing protein 2 isoform X2, which translates into the protein MSVNMDELRHQVMINQFVLAAGCAADQAKQLLQAAHWQFETALSTFFQETNIPNSHHHHQMMCTPSNTPATPPNFPDALAMFSKLRASEGLQNSNSPMTAVACSPPANFSPFWASSPPSHQAAWIPPSSPTAHSFHHLHHPQPTWPPGAQQGGTQQKAVAAMDGQR